One window from the genome of Deltaproteobacteria bacterium encodes:
- the lnt gene encoding apolipoprotein N-acyltransferase, producing the protein MKPVATVSLSRNGGPALAVARGPRRAARVGLAVASGLVLASAFPPLDLEFLGWIGLVPLLRACRGLGPRAAFGTGWLGGAVFYLAIVYWVVHTISAYSAVPFALAVAILLLMVSVLACYMGAFTAGLAWLAARGLPVVWLAPPLWVALEWLRSWFFIGFPWAALGYSQYRYHDLAQMAEVTGVYGISAVLVLFNLVAVAVLGERGPGLRRLVPALAVLTLLVTVLPVAGWRRAAALAGRTAGHVRVALAQGNVEQDHKWDPAYQDETLARYRQLTRAALAARPDLIVWPETATPFFFQEPGPLRQDVLDLATESRAYLLFGSPAYRQSSRGALQELNRAYLVSPDGREVATYDKIQLVPFGEYVPFEAVLFFVQRLVVAIGDVVPGHEPTVFRLPAGRFGVLICYEDVFPALTRRFVAGGADFLVNVTNDAWFGRTSAPYQHLAQATLRAVENRVPLVRVANTGISAVVEPDGRIRWEGPLDQALEHVDEIAWPGVRTFYTRFGDVFAWACALVTAGALAVGVMRRAGGAGA; encoded by the coding sequence CTGAAGCCGGTGGCGACCGTCTCGCTCAGCCGCAACGGGGGACCCGCCCTGGCGGTCGCCCGCGGCCCGCGCCGCGCGGCGCGCGTCGGGCTCGCGGTCGCGAGCGGGCTCGTCCTGGCCTCCGCCTTCCCGCCGCTCGACCTCGAGTTCCTCGGGTGGATCGGGCTCGTGCCGCTGCTCCGCGCCTGCCGGGGCCTCGGGCCGCGGGCCGCCTTCGGTACGGGCTGGCTCGGCGGCGCCGTCTTCTACCTCGCGATCGTCTACTGGGTGGTGCACACGATCAGCGCGTACTCCGCGGTCCCGTTCGCGCTCGCGGTGGCGATCCTCCTGCTCATGGTGAGCGTGCTCGCCTGCTACATGGGCGCCTTCACCGCGGGCCTCGCCTGGCTCGCGGCGCGCGGCCTCCCCGTCGTCTGGCTCGCGCCGCCGCTCTGGGTGGCGCTCGAGTGGCTGCGCTCCTGGTTCTTCATCGGGTTCCCGTGGGCGGCGCTCGGCTACTCGCAGTATCGGTACCATGACCTCGCACAGATGGCCGAGGTGACCGGCGTGTACGGCATCTCGGCGGTCCTCGTGCTGTTCAACCTGGTGGCGGTCGCCGTGCTCGGGGAGCGCGGGCCGGGCCTCAGACGGCTCGTACCGGCGCTGGCGGTGCTGACGCTCCTGGTGACCGTGTTGCCAGTCGCGGGCTGGCGCCGCGCGGCCGCGCTCGCGGGCCGCACGGCCGGACACGTCCGGGTCGCGCTGGCGCAGGGCAACGTCGAGCAGGACCACAAGTGGGACCCGGCCTACCAGGACGAGACCCTGGCGCGGTACCGCCAGCTGACGCGCGCCGCGCTCGCCGCGCGGCCCGACCTCATCGTGTGGCCGGAGACCGCGACGCCGTTCTTCTTCCAGGAGCCCGGCCCACTGCGCCAGGATGTCCTCGACCTCGCGACCGAGAGCCGGGCGTACCTGCTCTTCGGCAGCCCCGCGTACCGGCAGAGTTCCAGGGGTGCACTCCAGGAGCTCAACCGGGCCTACCTCGTCTCGCCCGACGGTCGCGAGGTCGCCACGTACGACAAGATCCAGCTCGTGCCCTTCGGCGAGTACGTGCCCTTCGAGGCCGTCCTCTTCTTCGTGCAACGGCTCGTGGTCGCGATCGGCGACGTCGTGCCGGGCCACGAGCCGACGGTGTTCCGGCTCCCCGCCGGACGCTTCGGGGTCCTCATCTGCTACGAGGACGTCTTTCCGGCGCTCACCCGGCGCTTCGTCGCGGGCGGCGCCGACTTCCTGGTCAACGTGACCAACGACGCCTGGTTCGGCCGCACGTCGGCGCCCTACCAGCACCTCGCGCAGGCCACCCTGCGCGCGGTGGAGAACCGCGTGCCGCTCGTGCGCGTCGCCAACACCGGCATCTCGGCCGTCGTCGAGCCCGACGGCCGCATCCGCTGGGAGGGGCCGCTCGACCAGGCGCTCGAGCACGTCGACGAGATCGCCTGGCCGGGCGTGCGCACGTTCTACACGCGCTTCGGCGACGTCTTCGCGTGGGCGTGCGCACTGGTCACGGCGGGCGCGCTCGCGGTCGGCGTCATGCGTCGCGCGGGCGGCGCCGGGGCGTAG